A genomic segment from Anas platyrhynchos isolate ZD024472 breed Pekin duck chromosome 5, IASCAAS_PekinDuck_T2T, whole genome shotgun sequence encodes:
- the LOC140002590 gene encoding inositol 1,4,5-trisphosphate receptor-interacting protein-like 1: MVSEIFFALTFLGLIQSPQKVGDELDAPTTARMQQRAEELQARMMQLLLEIEQRDQEHGWAHVGTLLLSVLQHWQFWVLTGEIVLFFVLCRMLMKFCHKRRSRTKKGISRRKDDDSEEDPSDILDARRFVSEYLQRPVRNLGGMCKVVEELVNNLLAACQGLPRNEFMPQLQPAIVVGSTSGPTERDTIYRLLVPLNPPPGHAFHLELGTEGERLARNSCLRMELQCMCTRERMLGDVLCFLHHPEHELKDQDPNLLDTLCCGSYLDVWKAAKWLQELVSEAWGAVPQSAQLQLTMLPSTRFCQFMLTNASNKSLSIELMLGVKRDDSDTYLTFE; the protein is encoded by the coding sequence ATGGTTTCGGAAATCTTCTTTGCGTTGACTTTCCTGGGCTTAATTCAGAGCCCACAGAAAGTCGGCGATGAACTCGACGCGCCTACAACCGCGCGTATGCAGCAgcgtgcagaggagctgcaggctcgcatgatgcagctgctgctggaaatcGAGCAGAGGGACCAGGAGCACGGCTGGGCGCATGTGGGAACCCTGCTCCTGTCGgtgctgcagcactggcagTTCTGGGTCCTGACCGGAGAGATCGTCCTGTTCTTTGTGCTTTGCCGCATGCTCATGAAATTCTGCCATAAGCGGCGCAGCAGAACCAAGAAAGGCATCTCCCGAAGGAAGGACGACGACTCCGAGGAAGACCCCAGTGACATTCTGGATGCCCGGAGATTTGTCAGCGAGTACCTGCAGCGGCCGGTGAGGAACCTGGGAGGAATGTGCAAGGTCGTGGAGGAACTGGTGAACAACCTGCTCGCCGCCTGCCAGGGCCTCCCCAGGAACGAGTTCATgccacagctgcagccagccaTTGTGGTGGGCAGCACCTCCGGTCCCACTGAGCGTGACACCATCTACCGCCTGCTCGTGCCCCTGAACCCACCGCCCGGGCACGCCTTCCACCTGGAGCTGGGCACCGAAGGGGAGAGGCTGGCGAGGAACTCCTGCCTCCGCATGGAGCTGCAGTGCATGTGCACACGGGAGCGGATGCTGGGCGATGTGCTGTGCTTCCTCCACCATCCTGAGCACGAGCTGAAGGACCAGGACCCAAACCTCCTGGACACCCTCTGCTGCGGCTCCTACTTGGATGTGTGGAAGGCGGCAAAATGGCTCCAGGAGCTGGTGTCAGAAGCCTGGGGGGCTGTGCCTCAgtcagcccagctgcagctaACGATGCTGCCTTCCACCCGCTTCTGCCAGTTCATGCTGACCAACGCCTCCAACAAAAGCCTCTCCATTGAGCTCATGCTTGGAGTGAAGCGGGACGACTCGGACACCTACCTGACCTTCGAGTAG